CTGGGCAAATGCCGGCCATGTGCCGCCGATCCATTTTTCCGAGGGAAGCTTTCGGGTCCTGGACGACAGCTCTGCCTTACCGCTTGGATTATTTGAAGAGGCAGAGTTTGACAGCGCGACCTGTTCATGTTTGGTCGGCGAATCGGTCCTGCTTTATACGGATGGCATATTTGAATTGCCTCTATTTGGGCACTCATCTCGTTATTTTAGCGATTTTGAGATGCTGGCAGAGGCTTTTGAAAACGAATACTCCTCTCCTGTAAGACCGGAGCAGTTTATGATAGAAGTGCGCTCGGCCTTGAGCCGGTACGTCCAAAATGATGATGTTAATATAATCTTTGTCACTTTTTAGGAGGAAGCATGGCGAGCTATTGTGTTAAAAATTACGATGGCTATGTGGAAGTCATTTTAGAAGGGGATATTACCTTGGAGCAATCCTTTGATTTCAAGGAGGATATCAAAAAGCGGATTCAGGAATTACACATTTACAATGTAATGGTTGATTTGGAGAAAGTTTCTTTCATAGACTCATCCGGTCTGGGCATGTTAATTTCTTTTTATAAAGAAATTAATGAAAAACAAGGTCAGATTGTCTTTTTCAATGTTCAGGAATACGTCCGAAAATTACTGAAACTGGTCAATCTGGATAAAATATTTTCAGTATTGCCGGATAGACCAGCTGCCCTATCAGCCCTAAAAGAGACTGAATAGGACTTCTGCGGGGAAGCAGGAAGCGGCGTTGTTGCAAGAAAGAAGGGTTTATAGAAAAAATCCATCTGTTGCATTCCGCCTGTATTTGTAGTTGCTTTTTAGAGTGGGTGTTGTTATAATTGTCATAGGGTAAAGAAATACAGAAATGCGTCATCATTTTTTCACATATTGTAAGGGGTTACATATGTGCTGATGTAATTCGTTACAATATGTGAATTTTTATGTCCAAATCTGTGTTGTCAATCCTGACTAATTTTTATGGAGGTCATCAGATGACAGGAACAGTAAAATGGTTTAATGCAGAAAAAGGTTATGGCTTTATTACCGTTGACGGTGGCGACGATGTATTCGTACATTTCAGCGCCATTGAAGGTGACGGTTTTAAAACATTGGACGAAGGTCAAGCTGTAGAATTTGACGTCGTTAGTGGCGATCGCGGTGATCAAGCTGCTAACGTTGTTAAGCTCTAATAAAGCAAAAGTGCGTCGCTGTTTAGGCAGTGACGCTTTTTTATTGAATAAATTTGTCATCATTCTGTAGCTTATTTGTCCCTGGATTGTTAGCAGCTATGAATTGAAGCAGATGGAAAAGTTGGATACAATAAGGGGGCTGGCTGGTCATGCTACAAAGGAGGTTTATGTATTGAGTAAATGGAATACTTATCGGAAATGGTTGATGGGTTTTTTAGTGTTGACGGTTCTTTTGGCCGGCGGCCTTATTTCCTTGCCTGCTCAGGCAGCGCCGGCGCCATCCATTGTTGTCAACGGAACGCGGGTCGACAGTGATGTGCCGCCGATTATTCAAAAC
This portion of the Peptococcus niger genome encodes:
- a CDS encoding STAS domain-containing protein — protein: MASYCVKNYDGYVEVILEGDITLEQSFDFKEDIKKRIQELHIYNVMVDLEKVSFIDSSGLGMLISFYKEINEKQGQIVFFNVQEYVRKLLKLVNLDKIFSVLPDRPAALSALKETE
- a CDS encoding cold shock domain-containing protein, producing the protein MTGTVKWFNAEKGYGFITVDGGDDVFVHFSAIEGDGFKTLDEGQAVEFDVVSGDRGDQAANVVKL